The Arthrobacter sp. NicSoilC5 genome has a window encoding:
- a CDS encoding pitrilysin family protein, whose protein sequence is MTVVPLPLEQNHAGDTLVHGSDGGSEVRRSVLPGGVRVLTEAMPGQRSATIGFWVGVGSRDEAPGQHGSTHFLEHLLFKGTRRRTALEIASAFDEVGGESNAATAKESTCYFARVLDSDLPMAIDVIADMITGAVLDPDEMEQERDVILEEIAMDSDDPTDVAHEHFVAKVLGSHPLGRPIGGTPAAIKAVARDSVWEHYRRYYKPEELVITAAGGLDHDVVCGLVVDALQAAGWSLEPDAAPVQRRSTERALITGTAGLHVVKRAVEQANIIMGCPTIVATDERRYVMSVLNAVLGGGMSSRLFQEVREKRGLVYSTYSFASSYADAGYFGMYAGCTPSKVRQVLDLLATELDKLAEHGISEDELRKAVGQLGGGIVLALEDTGSRMSRLGRAELVSGEYQDIDETLRLIKAVTVEQVQELAAELAAAPRTVTVVGPFEENETFGL, encoded by the coding sequence AAGCGATGCCGGGCCAACGGTCAGCCACCATCGGCTTCTGGGTGGGCGTAGGCTCCCGCGACGAGGCTCCCGGCCAGCACGGATCCACCCACTTCCTTGAACACCTGCTGTTCAAGGGCACCAGGCGCCGCACGGCCCTGGAGATCGCCTCCGCCTTTGATGAGGTGGGCGGTGAATCGAACGCGGCCACCGCCAAGGAAAGCACCTGCTACTTTGCCCGGGTCCTTGACTCGGACCTGCCGATGGCCATCGACGTCATAGCGGACATGATCACCGGCGCCGTGCTGGACCCTGACGAGATGGAGCAGGAACGGGACGTCATCCTCGAGGAAATCGCCATGGACAGCGATGACCCCACCGATGTTGCCCACGAGCACTTCGTGGCCAAGGTCCTGGGAAGCCACCCGCTTGGCCGTCCCATCGGCGGCACCCCCGCGGCCATCAAGGCCGTTGCCAGGGACTCGGTGTGGGAGCACTACCGCAGGTACTACAAACCGGAGGAACTGGTCATCACCGCCGCGGGCGGCCTGGACCACGACGTCGTCTGCGGCCTTGTGGTGGACGCCCTCCAGGCCGCGGGCTGGTCACTGGAACCGGACGCGGCACCGGTGCAGCGCCGGTCCACCGAACGTGCCCTGATCACCGGAACCGCCGGCCTGCACGTGGTCAAGCGCGCGGTGGAGCAGGCGAACATCATCATGGGATGCCCCACCATCGTTGCCACCGACGAGCGCCGCTACGTCATGAGCGTCCTGAATGCGGTGCTGGGCGGCGGCATGTCCTCCAGGCTGTTCCAGGAAGTCCGCGAGAAGCGCGGCCTGGTGTACTCCACCTACTCCTTTGCCTCGTCCTACGCCGACGCCGGCTATTTCGGCATGTACGCGGGCTGCACACCATCCAAGGTCCGGCAGGTGCTGGACCTGCTGGCGACCGAGCTGGACAAGCTCGCCGAACACGGAATCTCCGAGGACGAGCTCCGCAAGGCCGTGGGACAGCTTGGCGGCGGAATCGTCCTGGCCCTGGAGGACACGGGCTCGCGGATGTCCCGGCTGGGCAGGGCCGAACTGGTGTCCGGTGAATACCAGGACATTGATGAGACGCTGCGCCTTATCAAGGCCGTCACCGTTGAACAGGTCCAGGAACTGGCTGCCGAACTCGCCGCGGCGCCGCGGACCGTCACGGTGGTTGGCCCGTTCGAGGAGAACGAGACCTTCGGGCTGTAG
- a CDS encoding DUF1579 family protein, with amino-acid sequence MEQGHPALSGLLGHWRGQTHVAAGPWGPERSVDAEVTYSRVAAGLGVVQSYRHVEPDGSHFEGHGIFTVDPVHNDVLWYYVDSTGVPPGTAARCTWRHGVLRVDRPSDAGWTRHSLLLRDGVLTHVTELRSVARDDDGGAAGAEAAADGRSPAYRPFMRSVFRRA; translated from the coding sequence ATGGAGCAAGGGCATCCTGCCCTGTCCGGCCTTCTGGGCCACTGGCGGGGCCAAACCCACGTCGCTGCAGGCCCATGGGGGCCCGAACGCAGTGTCGACGCCGAGGTGACCTACAGCCGGGTGGCCGCGGGACTGGGCGTCGTGCAGAGCTACCGCCACGTCGAACCGGACGGCAGCCATTTTGAAGGCCACGGCATCTTCACTGTCGATCCGGTCCACAACGACGTGCTCTGGTATTACGTGGACAGTACTGGCGTGCCGCCCGGTACTGCCGCGCGCTGTACCTGGCGCCACGGCGTCCTCCGCGTTGATCGTCCCAGCGACGCCGGATGGACCCGCCACTCCCTCCTGCTCCGTGACGGTGTCCTGACCCACGTCACCGAGTTGCGCTCAGTTGCCAGGGACGACGACGGCGGTGCAGCAGGTGCGGAAGCCGCTGCGGATGGACGAAGCCCGGCCTACAGGCCGTTTATGCGCTCGGTCTTCCGCCGGGCCTGA